One region of Salvia miltiorrhiza cultivar Shanhuang (shh) chromosome 3, IMPLAD_Smil_shh, whole genome shotgun sequence genomic DNA includes:
- the LOC131018697 gene encoding uncharacterized protein LOC131018697, whose product MSEDGDDDRDDTLPPPPLIRELGRHRRNHPLCIVLPTINQNAEIKPDFIQVLPKFGDLPGESAHKHLAEFDLVCTTLRPQGFTEDHLRLLTFPHTLQGRARDWLFDLSSRSIRTWNDLEEQFLHKFFPESKAASLRIAISGIKQRQQECLSDYWERFQQLCHRCPNHGFSDYQLLINYFYRGMSSFDRRIVDAACGGSLTNKTMDEAKQLIFDMVSNGQQYEDEDNDRYRPVNRAEDARVNEKLDALTSLVRGFVGAQIQKDNHPNFSWSHSPEFFTSAQPQAGRYAHTDCPEPSMSDILQSLAQSSQIINNLVQSQQAFQQETQAALGSMGAQITQLTTQVNKLQVNHGKLPSHEEVHPTEYVYAVNLMSEEDFCDPKPNEDERKKEEQESVQKDEVIEEAQQYENLSSSEVSVESKIYNSKELISLTFPFRLAENKEKECGKEILGIFTMNKEPPECYDEIQGCKVQSNFTNEIHTRHLSHGMPIPTSTGQIVPSIVKLPKRKLKPPDD is encoded by the coding sequence ATGTCTGAAGATGGGGAcgatgaccgtgatgatactCTGCCACCACCACCATTGATAAGAGAGTTGGGCCGCCACAGGAGAAATCATCCTCTATGCATTGTGTTGCCCACAATTAATCAAAATGCTGAAATCAAGCCCGATTTCATTCAAGTGCTACCCAAGTTTGGTGATCTACCTGGAGAGAGTGCACACAAGCATCTGGCTGAATTTGATTTAGTTTGCACTACGTTACGTCCTCAAGGTTTTACAGAAGATCATTTAAGATTACTAACTTTTCCTCATACATTGCAGGGTAGAGCTCGAGATTGGTTGTTTGATCTATCATCTCGCTCAATCAGAACTTGGAACGACTTAGAGGAGCAGTTCTTGCATAAATTCTTTCCAGAATCAAAGGCTGCAAGTCTAAGAATAGCTATTAGTGGCATCAAGCAGAGGCAACAAGAGTGTTTGTCTGAttattgggagagatttcaacaATTATGTCATAGATGtcctaaccacggattttctgaTTATCAGTtgctcattaattatttttatcgtggtatgtcttcttttgaCAGGAGGATTGTTGATGCTGCTTGTGGAGGAAGTTTGACTAACAAGACCATGGATGAAGCAAAACAACTGATTTTTGATATGGTCTCCAATGGTCAAcaatatgaggatgaggatAATGATAGGTACAGGCCAGTCAACAGAGCAGAAGATGCACGTGTGAATGAGAAACTCGATGCTCTAACTTCCTTAGTTAGAGGCTTTGTTGGAGCTCAAATTCAGAAGGATAATCATCCAAATTTCAGCTGGAGTCATTCGCCTGAATTTTTCACCAGCGCACAGCCGCAGGCTGggcggtatgcccataccgacTGCCCAGAGCCCAGTATGAGTGATATTCTTCAGAGTCTGGCACAGAGCAGCCAGATTATTAACAATCTGGTGCAAAGTCAGCAAGCTTTCCAGCAAGAGACGCAAGCCGCGTTGGGTAGTATGGGCGCACAGATCACTCAACTTACTACTCAAGTGAACAAGTTGCAAGTCAATCATGGGAAACTTCCATCTCACGAAGAAGTACATCCTACGGAGTATGTTTATGCTGTGAATTTAATGAGTGAGGAAGATTTCTGTGATCCAAAGCCTAATGAAGATGAAAGGAAGAAGGAAGAGCAAGAAAGTGTTCAGAAAGATGAAGTTATCGAAGAGGCACAACAATATGAAAATCTTTCTTCTTCCGAGGTAAGTGTTGAATCtaaaatttataattctaaAGAGTTAATTTCTCTCACTTTTCCTTTCAGGTTGGCCGAAAACAAGGAAAAAGAATGTGGCAAGGAGATTCTGGGAATATTCACGATGAATAAAGAACCACCAGAATGTTATGATGAAATTCAAGGGTGTAAAGTGCAGTCGAACTTCACCAATGAAATTCACACTCGGCATCTGTCGcacggtatgcccataccgaccAGCACTGGACAGATTGTGCCTTCAATTGTGAAACTGCCAAAGCGGAAATTGAAACCACCTGATGATTGA